One window of the Microbispora sp. ZYX-F-249 genome contains the following:
- a CDS encoding glycoside hydrolase family 2 protein, translated as MSSYRPLHDGWTVTAVSSTGQLRPVVAGLPAIVPGCVHTDLLAAGLIEDPYLDDNEDRLTWIGRTAWSYETTFTWDGTDDDRADLVCEGLDTVATLVLNGIEIGTTADMHRSYRFPVRHLLRAGENALKILFDPPYGYAEAQKAALGDRPSPYDEPYQFIRKMACNFGWDWGPTLVTAGIWRPIGIETWSTARLAEVRPLVHGDGRVEVHVTAERAAERPLTLTASVGGVTETVTVGAGQRRAVVTLTVPGPELWWPRGYGEQPLYDLTVRLEDDEWTGRIGFRSVELDRTDDAFTFVINGTPVFVKGFNWIPDDCFPSRVTRERLAERFAQAAAAGANCLRVWGGGMYESEDFYDLADEMGLLVWQDFPFACAAYPEEGRFAAEVEAEAREHVARLARHAGLVLWCGNNENIEGHADWGWQETLEGRSWGAGFYYDVLPRVVAELDPTRPYWPGSPYSGAPDLPPNDPSKGTVHIWTVWNTHDYTHYGTYTPRFVAEFGFQGPPTYATLRAAVSDDPLTPVSPGVTHHQKAIDGNLKLLRGLGEHLPRPDGFDDWHYYTQVNQARAMAYGIERFRALAPYCMGTIVWQLNDCWPVTSWAAVDGGGRRKPLWYALRRAFADRLLTFQGDALAVVNDTDEPWSGELAVERLSLAGDILAKERFDVAVPARGTASVELPEGVTRAGNPAGEVLVATLGDARALRFPREDPDMDYPPAEMDTTVEEFEGGLRVRVTARTIVRELAIFPDRLDPRATVDDQLVTLLPGETAVFHVTGGSPDPGALVRHPVLRCVNESR; from the coding sequence GTGAGCTCGTACCGTCCCCTGCACGACGGGTGGACCGTCACCGCCGTGTCGTCGACCGGGCAGCTCCGTCCGGTGGTCGCGGGACTGCCCGCGATCGTCCCCGGTTGCGTCCACACCGACCTCCTGGCCGCCGGGCTGATCGAGGACCCGTACCTGGACGACAACGAGGACCGGCTGACCTGGATCGGGCGCACGGCGTGGTCGTACGAGACCACCTTCACGTGGGACGGCACCGACGACGACCGGGCGGACCTCGTCTGCGAGGGTCTCGACACGGTCGCCACGCTCGTGCTCAACGGCATCGAGATCGGCACGACGGCCGACATGCACCGGTCGTACCGCTTCCCCGTGCGGCACCTGCTGCGCGCGGGCGAGAACGCGCTGAAGATCCTGTTCGACCCGCCGTACGGGTACGCGGAGGCGCAGAAGGCGGCCCTCGGCGACCGCCCGAGCCCGTACGACGAGCCGTACCAGTTCATCAGGAAGATGGCCTGCAACTTCGGCTGGGACTGGGGACCGACGCTGGTCACGGCGGGGATCTGGCGGCCCATCGGCATCGAGACCTGGAGCACCGCCCGCCTGGCCGAGGTGCGTCCGCTCGTTCACGGAGACGGCAGGGTCGAGGTGCACGTGACGGCCGAGCGCGCCGCCGAGCGGCCGCTCACGCTCACCGCCTCGGTGGGGGGCGTGACCGAGACCGTCACCGTCGGCGCCGGGCAGCGCCGGGCCGTCGTCACGCTGACCGTGCCCGGCCCGGAGCTGTGGTGGCCGCGCGGGTACGGCGAGCAGCCGTTGTACGACCTGACCGTCCGGCTCGAGGACGACGAGTGGACCGGCCGGATCGGCTTCCGCTCGGTGGAGCTGGACCGCACCGACGACGCTTTCACGTTCGTGATCAACGGGACGCCGGTCTTCGTCAAGGGCTTCAACTGGATCCCCGACGACTGCTTCCCCTCCCGCGTCACCCGGGAGCGCCTCGCCGAGCGGTTCGCCCAGGCGGCCGCCGCGGGCGCCAACTGCCTGCGGGTGTGGGGCGGCGGCATGTACGAGAGCGAGGACTTCTACGACCTCGCCGACGAAATGGGCCTGCTTGTCTGGCAGGACTTCCCGTTCGCCTGCGCGGCCTACCCCGAGGAGGGCCGCTTCGCGGCGGAGGTCGAGGCCGAGGCCCGCGAGCACGTCGCCCGCCTGGCCCGCCACGCCGGCCTCGTCCTGTGGTGCGGCAACAACGAGAACATCGAGGGCCACGCCGACTGGGGCTGGCAGGAGACGCTGGAGGGCCGCAGCTGGGGCGCCGGCTTCTACTACGACGTGCTGCCCCGGGTCGTCGCCGAGCTCGACCCGACCCGGCCCTACTGGCCGGGCAGCCCGTACTCCGGAGCGCCGGACCTGCCGCCGAACGACCCGTCCAAGGGCACCGTCCACATCTGGACCGTCTGGAACACCCACGACTACACCCACTACGGGACCTACACGCCGAGGTTCGTGGCCGAGTTCGGCTTCCAGGGGCCGCCGACGTACGCCACGCTGCGCGCCGCGGTCTCCGACGACCCGCTGACGCCGGTCTCCCCGGGCGTGACCCACCATCAGAAGGCCATCGACGGCAACCTCAAGCTGCTGCGCGGTCTCGGCGAGCATCTGCCGCGGCCGGACGGGTTCGACGACTGGCACTACTACACGCAGGTCAACCAGGCCAGGGCGATGGCGTACGGCATCGAGCGGTTCCGGGCGCTCGCGCCGTACTGCATGGGCACGATCGTGTGGCAGCTCAACGACTGCTGGCCGGTCACCTCCTGGGCCGCCGTGGACGGCGGCGGGCGGCGCAAGCCGCTGTGGTACGCCCTGCGCCGGGCCTTCGCCGACCGGTTGCTGACCTTCCAGGGCGACGCGCTGGCGGTCGTCAACGACACCGACGAGCCGTGGTCGGGCGAGCTCGCGGTCGAACGGCTCAGCCTGGCGGGGGACATCCTGGCCAAGGAGCGCTTCGACGTGGCGGTCCCGGCGCGCGGCACGGCGTCCGTCGAGCTGCCGGAGGGGGTGACGCGGGCCGGGAACCCGGCGGGCGAGGTGCTGGTCGCGACCCTCGGCGACGCCCGGGCGCTGCGGTTCCCCCGTGAGGACCCGGATATGGACTACCCTCCCGCGGAGATGGACACGACGGTCGAGGAGTTCGAGGGCGGGCTGCGGGTGCGCGTGACCGCGCGGACGATCGTGCGCGAGCTGGCGATCTTCCCCGACCGGCTCGACCCCCGCGCGACCGTGGACGACCAGCTCGTCACGCTGCTGCCGGGGGAGACCGCGGTCTTCCACGTGACAGGCGGCAGCCCCGACCCGGGCGCGCTCGTACGTCACCCGGTGCTCCGATGCGTCAACGAATCCCGTTAG
- the manA gene encoding mannose-6-phosphate isomerase, class I, translating to MDLLTNPIKDYPWGSRTAIAELTGRPASGPEAEMWLGAHPAASSRLTRDGAETTLADAVAADPLGTLGEAVAGRFGQRLPYLMKLIAVDAPLSLQVHPDAGQAAAGHARGDANYTDPWHKPELVCALTPFTGLAGFRPPGQAAMLVERLHVNALQPVVAALRAGDVLAALRALLEWPRSGGTSRRELVESVVWAASACHTPDYALVVRLARRYPEDPAVLAPLLMRRHTLAPGEALFLGAGVLHCYLDGLAVEIMACSDNVLRAGLTGKHIDVEELLRITDAEAQPLAVEPVGGAYVPPVPEFVLRRVGPGAGETLPGGLPRIVLCTEGVVNVRTASGSEAKLRSGESVFAAASEGPAEIGGDGVAFCAEPRM from the coding sequence GTGGACCTGCTCACCAACCCCATAAAGGACTACCCCTGGGGCTCCCGCACGGCCATCGCCGAGCTGACCGGGCGGCCCGCCTCGGGGCCGGAGGCCGAGATGTGGCTGGGTGCCCACCCCGCCGCGTCCTCCCGGCTGACCCGGGACGGGGCCGAGACCACGCTCGCCGACGCGGTCGCCGCGGACCCGCTGGGGACCCTCGGCGAGGCGGTCGCCGGGCGGTTCGGGCAGCGGCTGCCGTACCTGATGAAGCTGATCGCGGTGGACGCGCCGCTGTCGCTGCAGGTCCACCCCGACGCCGGCCAGGCCGCCGCGGGGCACGCCCGGGGCGATGCGAACTACACCGACCCCTGGCACAAGCCGGAGCTGGTCTGCGCGCTCACGCCGTTCACCGGGCTGGCCGGGTTCCGGCCGCCCGGGCAGGCGGCGATGCTCGTCGAGCGGCTGCACGTGAACGCGCTGCAGCCGGTGGTCGCGGCGCTGCGCGCCGGCGACGTGCTCGCCGCGCTGCGGGCGCTGCTCGAGTGGCCCCGATCCGGGGGCACGTCGCGGCGGGAGCTGGTCGAGTCGGTGGTGTGGGCGGCCTCCGCCTGCCACACGCCCGACTACGCGCTCGTGGTACGGCTGGCGCGGCGTTACCCGGAGGACCCGGCCGTGCTGGCGCCGCTGCTGATGCGCCGCCACACGCTCGCCCCCGGCGAGGCGCTGTTCCTCGGGGCCGGGGTGCTGCACTGCTACCTCGACGGCCTCGCCGTGGAGATCATGGCCTGCTCCGACAACGTGCTGCGGGCGGGACTGACCGGCAAGCACATCGACGTGGAGGAGCTGCTGCGGATCACCGACGCCGAGGCGCAGCCCCTGGCGGTGGAGCCGGTCGGCGGCGCGTACGTCCCCCCCGTCCCGGAGTTCGTGCTCCGCAGGGTCGGGCCCGGCGCGGGGGAGACGCTCCCCGGAGGGCTGCCCCGGATCGTGCTGTGCACCGAGGGCGTCGTCAACGTCCGTACGGCGTCCGGTTCGGAGGCGAAGCTGCGTTCGGGAGAGTCGGTGTTCGCCGCCGCGTCCGAGGGCCCGGCCGAGATCGGCGGCGACGGCGTCGCGTTCTGCGCCGAGCCCCGCATGTGA
- a CDS encoding ABC transporter ATP-binding protein, with protein sequence MALNVTDLRVYYRTLRGEVQALDGVTFSVADGEIMGLAGESGSGKSTLAKSLIRLDGRMRHVGGTVELDGREMPLSDDGAMDEFRFREVSLIPQYSMSALNPTRKIGKMVGELLEARGERPDRAELERRLALVGLSKDVLDRYPIELSGGMKQRVVMVISTLLNPSLLIADEVTSALDVSSQKAVATTLLGFRDRGLVTSMMVVTHDISLVYQIADTIMVMYAGRLAEKAPADVLVTAPRHPYTKQLISALPEVGVRYEDRRLTGIPGNPPSLLKPPGGCRFRDRCPLAFDQCAEQPPFAEVAPGHFVACWKAE encoded by the coding sequence GTGGCGCTGAATGTCACCGACCTCCGGGTCTACTACCGGACGCTGCGCGGCGAGGTGCAGGCGCTCGACGGCGTCACGTTCTCCGTGGCGGACGGCGAGATCATGGGCCTGGCGGGGGAGTCCGGGTCGGGCAAGTCCACGCTCGCCAAGAGCCTGATCCGCCTGGACGGCCGGATGCGGCACGTCGGCGGCACCGTCGAGCTGGACGGCAGGGAGATGCCCCTGTCGGACGACGGCGCGATGGACGAGTTCCGCTTCCGCGAGGTCTCGCTCATCCCGCAGTACTCGATGAGCGCGCTCAACCCGACCAGGAAGATCGGCAAGATGGTCGGCGAGCTGCTGGAGGCGCGCGGCGAGCGGCCGGACAGGGCCGAGCTGGAGCGGCGGCTCGCGCTGGTGGGCCTGTCGAAGGACGTGCTCGACCGCTATCCGATCGAGCTGTCGGGCGGCATGAAGCAGCGGGTGGTGATGGTGATCTCCACCCTGCTGAACCCCTCGCTGCTCATCGCCGACGAGGTCACCAGCGCACTCGACGTGTCCAGCCAGAAGGCCGTGGCCACGACGCTGCTCGGGTTCCGCGACCGCGGCCTGGTCACGAGCATGATGGTGGTCACCCACGACATCTCGCTCGTCTACCAGATCGCCGACACGATCATGGTGATGTACGCCGGGCGGCTGGCCGAGAAGGCCCCGGCCGACGTGCTCGTCACCGCCCCGAGGCATCCGTACACCAAGCAGCTCATCTCCGCGCTGCCCGAGGTGGGGGTGCGGTACGAGGACCGCCGGCTGACGGGCATCCCCGGCAACCCGCCGTCCCTGCTGAAACCGCCGGGCGGATGCCGGTTCCGCGACCGCTGCCCGCTCGCGTTCGACCAGTGCGCCGAGCAGCCGCCGTTCGCCGAGGTGGCCCCCGGCCACTTCGTCGCCTGCTGGAAGGCCGAGTGA
- a CDS encoding ABC transporter permease yields MRRYFGRKLLIYGLTFFVAVTINWMIPRFMPGDPVSSMLSRANVAQPAAVEAMRAHYTAMFGFDLPLWQQYLNFWGALLKGDLGISIWLFPTPVTDVIVRAVPYTLGLLIPSILLSWFAGNRFGAFAARRKWLDNSVLPIGYVLTATPYMWLAILLAWALGIVAGIFPVAGAYGFDLQASWSWTFLGSLAQHWFLPFASLFLVAFGGWAIGMRNMITYELEADYVNYLRALGAPMRLVRRYAFRNAILPQVTGLALQLGVLVAGALVTEIVFSYPGLGHLILQAIQNQDFFLLQGAFLFIVIGVLIANFVIDIAYVLVDPRTRTGMGGTA; encoded by the coding sequence TTGCGCCGCTATTTCGGCAGAAAGCTTCTCATCTACGGCCTGACGTTCTTCGTGGCCGTGACCATCAACTGGATGATCCCGCGGTTCATGCCGGGCGACCCCGTGTCGAGCATGCTGTCGCGGGCCAACGTCGCACAGCCGGCGGCCGTCGAGGCCATGCGGGCGCACTACACGGCGATGTTCGGCTTCGACCTGCCGCTGTGGCAGCAGTACCTGAACTTCTGGGGCGCGCTGCTCAAGGGTGACCTCGGCATCAGCATCTGGCTGTTCCCGACGCCGGTCACCGATGTGATCGTCCGGGCGGTCCCGTACACGCTGGGCCTGCTGATCCCGTCCATCCTGCTGAGCTGGTTCGCCGGCAACCGGTTCGGCGCGTTCGCCGCGCGGCGCAAGTGGCTCGACAACAGCGTGCTCCCGATCGGCTACGTGCTCACCGCGACGCCGTACATGTGGCTGGCGATCCTGCTGGCCTGGGCGCTCGGCATCGTCGCGGGGATCTTCCCGGTCGCCGGGGCCTACGGCTTCGACCTGCAGGCGTCCTGGTCGTGGACCTTCCTCGGCAGCCTCGCGCAGCACTGGTTCCTCCCGTTCGCGTCACTGTTCCTGGTCGCGTTCGGCGGCTGGGCCATCGGCATGCGCAACATGATCACCTATGAGCTGGAGGCGGACTACGTCAACTACCTGCGGGCGCTCGGCGCGCCGATGCGGCTGGTGCGGCGCTACGCCTTCAGGAACGCGATCCTGCCCCAGGTGACCGGCCTGGCCCTGCAACTCGGCGTGCTCGTGGCCGGCGCGCTCGTCACCGAAATCGTCTTCAGTTATCCCGGGCTCGGGCACCTGATCCTCCAGGCGATCCAGAACCAGGACTTCTTCCTGCTGCAGGGCGCCTTCCTGTTCATCGTCATCGGTGTGCTGATCGCCAACTTCGTCATCGACATCGCGTACGTCCTGGTGGACCCGCGCACCCGGACCGGGATGGGAGGAACGGCGTGA
- a CDS encoding ABC transporter substrate-binding protein translates to MRNRSRFLIPVLAAGLLSAACSGGSGSSTPAAPAGDAAGGGAAAPAGGGAFPRNETLYTSGTQWGPPANWNPLREWDFATGTKGLAYETLFMYDPNTDKFSPWLAESGDWTGDLEYTLKLRQGVTWSDGKPFTADDVIFTFELGKMETVPYHPLWDWMKSAEKVDDHTVKFTFATANHQEWANHLYSRAIVPKHLWEGRSEDEVMNGVNEKPVGTGPYAYQSHDQDRMVWVKRDGWWATKALNKDVKPKYIVDIVNSSNEVAMGLLLQKGLDLSNNFLPGIANLVKGNFGIKTFYDQPPYMLSANTTWMWFNTAKKPMDDKEFRKAVAYAIDTKKIVEGVYGNLVKASDPSGLLPQWDKYVDKNVTSTLGFSYNPDKAKQLLADAGYKDRNGDGLVESPSGAKISLKLIVPAGWTDWMEAARVISSSAKAAGIDIEADFPDYNALVDVRNQGKFDLVLNNDKQLANTPWLYYDYLFRLPVQKLQSTTNYGRYENKRAWELTQQLDQVKPEDLPGMQKIASELQKIQLEDMPVVPLWYNGLWSQTTNGAWKNWPSSAPNTPKYPPTVWRNWLEMGGTLMLTELQPASGG, encoded by the coding sequence ATGCGAAACCGATCGCGGTTTCTTATACCGGTGCTGGCGGCCGGCCTGTTAAGCGCGGCCTGCTCCGGAGGCAGCGGGTCGTCGACGCCGGCCGCCCCCGCGGGAGATGCGGCGGGAGGCGGCGCCGCCGCCCCGGCGGGTGGCGGGGCGTTCCCGCGCAACGAGACCCTCTACACCAGCGGCACGCAGTGGGGCCCGCCCGCGAACTGGAACCCCCTGCGCGAGTGGGACTTCGCCACCGGGACCAAGGGCCTGGCCTACGAGACGCTGTTCATGTACGACCCGAACACCGACAAGTTCTCGCCGTGGCTGGCCGAGAGCGGCGACTGGACCGGTGACCTGGAGTACACCCTCAAGCTGCGCCAGGGCGTCACGTGGTCGGACGGCAAGCCGTTCACCGCCGACGACGTGATCTTCACGTTCGAGCTCGGCAAGATGGAGACGGTCCCCTACCACCCGCTGTGGGACTGGATGAAGAGCGCCGAGAAGGTCGACGACCACACGGTCAAGTTCACCTTCGCCACGGCGAACCACCAGGAGTGGGCCAACCACCTCTACAGCCGGGCCATCGTCCCCAAGCACCTGTGGGAGGGGCGGTCCGAGGACGAGGTGATGAACGGGGTCAACGAGAAGCCCGTCGGCACCGGCCCGTACGCCTACCAGTCCCACGACCAGGACCGCATGGTCTGGGTCAAGCGCGACGGCTGGTGGGCGACCAAGGCGCTGAACAAGGACGTCAAGCCCAAGTACATCGTCGACATCGTCAACTCCAGCAACGAGGTCGCGATGGGCCTGCTGCTGCAGAAGGGCCTCGACCTCAGCAACAACTTCCTGCCGGGCATCGCCAACCTGGTCAAGGGCAACTTCGGCATCAAGACCTTCTACGACCAGCCGCCGTACATGCTGTCGGCCAACACCACCTGGATGTGGTTCAACACGGCGAAGAAGCCGATGGACGACAAGGAGTTCCGCAAGGCGGTCGCCTACGCCATCGACACGAAGAAAATCGTCGAGGGCGTGTACGGCAACCTGGTCAAGGCGTCCGACCCGTCCGGCCTGCTGCCGCAGTGGGACAAGTACGTCGACAAGAACGTCACCTCCACGCTCGGCTTCTCCTACAACCCGGACAAGGCCAAGCAACTGCTCGCCGACGCCGGTTACAAGGACCGCAACGGCGACGGGCTGGTGGAGTCGCCGAGCGGCGCCAAGATCTCGCTGAAGCTGATCGTGCCCGCCGGGTGGACCGACTGGATGGAGGCCGCCCGGGTCATCAGCTCCAGCGCGAAGGCCGCGGGCATCGACATCGAGGCCGACTTCCCCGACTACAACGCGCTCGTCGACGTGCGCAACCAGGGCAAGTTCGACCTCGTCCTCAACAACGACAAGCAGCTCGCGAACACGCCCTGGCTGTACTACGACTACCTGTTCCGCCTGCCGGTGCAGAAGCTGCAGTCCACGACGAACTACGGCCGGTACGAGAACAAGCGGGCGTGGGAGCTCACGCAGCAGCTCGACCAGGTCAAGCCCGAGGACCTGCCGGGCATGCAGAAGATCGCCTCGGAGCTGCAGAAGATCCAGCTCGAGGACATGCCGGTCGTCCCGCTCTGGTACAACGGCCTGTGGTCTCAGACCACGAACGGGGCCTGGAAGAACTGGCCCAGCAGCGCGCCGAACACGCCCAAGTACCCGCCGACCGTGTGGCGCAACTGGCTGGAGATGGGCGGCACGCTCATGCTCACAGAACTGCAGCCGGCCTCCGGAGGCTGA
- a CDS encoding ABC transporter permease — protein MSNGVRNEALHFALRNRKLVVGTIVIAVFLVAGLAGPLMFDHGPNDYVGPAMAPPSGEFWFGTTTFGQDVFAQFVYGLRATFLVGVLGGVLAAAVGMVVGFVAGYRGGWVDELLNMLTNIVLVLPALVVLLIINAYLGVRSIGVQALFIGLTSWPWAARAIRAQTFSLRSRDFVDLARLSGVRTPKIILREIAPNMSSYLFLTFILLFGSAILVAASLDFIGLGPTQGVSLGLMLNNAARWSALQLGLWWWFIPPGAGITAIVGALYVMNVGLDEVFNPKLREM, from the coding sequence GTGAGCAACGGCGTGAGAAACGAGGCGCTGCACTTCGCGCTGCGCAACCGCAAGCTGGTCGTCGGCACGATCGTCATCGCCGTGTTCCTCGTGGCCGGCCTGGCGGGGCCGCTGATGTTCGACCACGGGCCGAACGACTACGTCGGGCCGGCCATGGCGCCGCCGTCCGGGGAGTTCTGGTTCGGCACCACGACGTTCGGCCAGGACGTCTTCGCCCAGTTCGTGTACGGCCTGCGCGCGACGTTCCTCGTGGGCGTGCTCGGCGGCGTGCTGGCGGCGGCCGTCGGCATGGTCGTGGGCTTCGTCGCGGGCTACCGCGGCGGTTGGGTCGACGAACTGCTCAACATGCTCACCAACATCGTGCTCGTGCTGCCCGCGCTGGTGGTGCTGCTGATCATCAACGCCTACCTGGGCGTGCGCAGCATCGGCGTGCAGGCGTTGTTCATCGGCCTGACCTCGTGGCCGTGGGCCGCGCGGGCGATCAGGGCGCAGACGTTCTCGCTGCGCTCGCGCGACTTCGTCGACCTCGCCCGGCTGAGCGGGGTGCGCACGCCGAAGATCATCCTTCGGGAGATCGCGCCGAACATGAGCTCGTACCTGTTCCTGACGTTCATCCTGCTGTTCGGCAGCGCGATCCTGGTCGCCGCCTCGCTCGACTTCATCGGCCTCGGCCCGACCCAGGGCGTCTCCCTCGGGCTGATGCTCAACAACGCCGCGCGGTGGAGCGCGCTCCAGCTCGGCCTGTGGTGGTGGTTCATCCCTCCGGGCGCGGGCATCACGGCGATCGTCGGCGCGCTCTACGTCATGAACGTCGGGCTGGACGAGGTGTTCAACCCGAAGCTGAGGGAGATGTGA
- a CDS encoding ABC transporter ATP-binding protein, with the protein MLKLDSVSKVYRVGAFGGGEMKAVSDVGFEVGEGEVVSLIGESGSGKSTLGRMILRLTSVSSGTITLDGRDISSIRDRKEYYRQVQGVFQDPFSCYNPVFRADRVFAMLKEQYFPRAGAAEWRTRVEAALDSVRLDPGNVLGKYPHQLSGGQLQRMLIARAVLLDIRLLVADEIISMLDASTRIDVLNLLADLRARGLGILFVTHDLSLGNYVSDRTVVLRNGKIVEMGRTDLVFGAPAHPYTRSLLASVPRLHAKWTDEVVEDVPCAYHEAPEDSRNRPGLAEVESDHYVACSGCAGSRIREKA; encoded by the coding sequence ATGCTGAAACTCGATAGCGTCTCCAAGGTCTACCGCGTCGGCGCCTTCGGCGGGGGCGAGATGAAGGCCGTCTCCGACGTCGGCTTCGAGGTCGGCGAGGGGGAGGTGGTCTCGCTCATCGGCGAGAGCGGCAGCGGCAAGAGCACGCTCGGCCGGATGATCCTGCGCCTCACCTCGGTCAGCTCCGGCACGATCACCCTCGACGGCAGGGACATCTCCTCGATCAGGGACCGCAAGGAGTACTACCGGCAGGTGCAGGGCGTCTTCCAGGACCCCTTCAGCTGCTACAACCCCGTCTTCCGGGCCGACCGCGTCTTCGCCATGCTCAAAGAGCAGTACTTCCCCCGGGCCGGGGCGGCCGAGTGGCGCACACGCGTGGAGGCCGCGCTGGACAGCGTGCGGCTCGACCCCGGCAACGTGCTCGGGAAGTATCCCCACCAGCTCAGCGGCGGGCAGCTCCAGCGGATGCTGATCGCCCGCGCGGTGCTCCTCGACATCCGGCTGCTGGTCGCCGACGAGATCATCAGCATGCTCGACGCGTCGACCCGCATCGACGTGCTGAACCTGCTGGCCGACCTGCGGGCGCGCGGCCTCGGCATCCTGTTCGTCACGCACGACCTGTCGCTCGGCAACTACGTCAGCGACCGGACTGTCGTGCTCCGGAACGGGAAGATCGTGGAGATGGGCCGGACAGACCTCGTCTTCGGCGCTCCGGCGCACCCCTACACCCGCTCGCTGCTGGCCTCGGTCCCGCGGCTGCACGCCAAGTGGACGGACGAGGTCGTCGAGGACGTGCCGTGTGCCTATCACGAGGCGCCGGAGGACAGCCGGAATCGCCCAGGGCTGGCCGAGGTCGAAAGTGATCACTACGTGGCGTGCTCCGGCTGCGCAGGATCGAGAATTAGGGAGAAAGCGTGA
- a CDS encoding LacI family DNA-binding transcriptional regulator — translation MRRPTIADIARQAGVSKGAVSYALNGQPGVSEATRARILAIANEIGWRPNIAARALNGARAHAVGLALCRPARFLGVEPFFMELISGIEAELSARSYALLLQVVGDHEAEMGVYRRWWGEGRVDGAILVDLHLDDPRVPQVEEMGMPVVVLGHPSAAGSLVPVWADDSAAVREMVEYLVALGHRRIARVAGLPRLSHTAIRDRAFGDVCAGLGLDGCPIVHTDYTGEEGARATRRLLSSPERPTAIVFDNDIMAVAGLSVAQEMRLDVPAELSVVAWDDSPLCQVVRPPLTVLTRDIPAYGAHAAQRLLALIDGVEARPLEDQAPRLTTRGSTAPPA, via the coding sequence GTGAGAAGACCGACCATCGCGGACATCGCACGGCAGGCGGGGGTCTCCAAGGGCGCGGTCTCGTACGCCCTGAACGGCCAGCCCGGAGTGTCCGAAGCGACCAGGGCCCGCATCCTGGCGATCGCGAACGAGATCGGCTGGCGCCCGAACATCGCGGCCCGGGCGCTGAACGGCGCCCGCGCGCACGCCGTGGGCCTCGCCCTGTGCCGGCCCGCCCGTTTCCTCGGCGTGGAGCCGTTCTTCATGGAGCTGATCAGCGGCATCGAGGCGGAGCTGTCCGCCCGCTCGTACGCCCTGCTGCTCCAGGTGGTCGGCGACCACGAGGCCGAGATGGGCGTCTACCGCCGCTGGTGGGGAGAGGGCCGGGTGGACGGCGCGATCCTCGTCGACCTCCACCTCGACGACCCCCGCGTGCCGCAGGTGGAGGAGATGGGCATGCCCGTCGTCGTGCTCGGGCACCCATCGGCCGCCGGGTCGCTCGTGCCGGTCTGGGCCGACGACAGCGCGGCCGTCCGCGAGATGGTGGAGTATCTCGTCGCGCTCGGGCACCGGCGGATCGCCCGCGTCGCCGGGCTGCCCCGGCTGTCGCACACTGCCATCCGCGACCGCGCGTTCGGCGACGTCTGCGCCGGCCTCGGCCTGGACGGCTGTCCGATCGTGCACACCGACTACACCGGCGAGGAGGGGGCCCGGGCCACCCGGCGGCTGCTCAGCTCACCCGAACGGCCCACGGCGATCGTCTTCGACAACGACATCATGGCCGTGGCCGGCCTGTCGGTCGCCCAGGAGATGCGACTCGACGTGCCGGCCGAGCTGTCCGTCGTGGCCTGGGACGACTCCCCGCTCTGTCAGGTCGTCCGCCCGCCGCTGACCGTGCTCACCCGGGACATCCCGGCGTACGGCGCGCACGCGGCGCAGCGGCTGCTCGCGCTGATCGACGGCGTGGAGGCGAGGCCGCTGGAGGACCAGGCCCCCCGCCTGACCACCCGCGGCAGCACCGCGCCTCCCGCCTGA